The Falco peregrinus isolate bFalPer1 chromosome 1, bFalPer1.pri, whole genome shotgun sequence genome has a window encoding:
- the ZNF770 gene encoding zinc finger protein 770: MVKVTADRIPKRKPYICDICYKQFETPSKLARHYLIHTGQKPFECHVCHKTFRQLVHLERHQLTHKLPFKCTVCYRNFKNLITFLKHQQLHNENYQNDTKQAENSVDSEQDRVTCGIFQCSACWKSFTAEERWTLHQCLKADHLRGARRRKKSHACESCNKTFPSRSKLERHFLIHTGQKPFKCSSCGKSFRQSTHLKIHQLTHTEEKPFQCCFCQKGFKIQSKLMKHKQLHARNKTFPNIVYKAKTLKYARPHNLLEGKRDSLENADTYESQEKNPLDVHSIYVVPFQCPACEQCFETEQVLSLHKCYLRDGKSSNNGTTACSHAVSMKNKILMKLKCTGGKATDFALTDRKKIKSGHFKSSDLVAARDQCSDQHASTKPFKDCHSKLDMHKVLSNRMKRTLAVPLPWQKHLQPHDFGINLEGMLPGESMLNIDDSVDNKEDAFYGSSDDGFFDNSEVPHCAFSASAKNIHNRRKVCKCDRCEKIFPSSSKLQRHYLIHTGQKPFGCNVCGKTFRQSAHLKRHQLTHTEKRPYKSPVCQEEFENLNKLFSHRGDHIEFKCSQPVGYSGCSQTPSQASSFQEFELIQSNHAAEIKVEIESGDFVLDTSSRSTEPSYLGSKLLETEKSCYSCWHDFSEDTEKNEDVNKLYQCSICFKIFKSPSKLERHYVMHAGQKPFECLVCGKNFRQAPHLKRHHLIHFKESLNLSSTAQQLKNT, encoded by the coding sequence atggtaaaagTAACAGCTGACAGGATACCCAAAAGAAAGCCATATATTTGTGACATTTGCTATAAACAGTTTGAAACTCCATCCAAATTAGCTAGGCATTATCTGATACATACTGGTCAAAAGCCATTTGAATGTCATGTATGCCATAAAACATTTAGGCAGCTAGTCCACCTGGAGAGGCATCAGTTAACCCATAAGCTGCCTTTTAAGTGTACTGTTTGTTATAGAAACTTCAAAAACTTAATCACTTTCTTAAAGCATCAGCAGCTTCATAACGAAAATTATCAGAATGATACgaaacaagcagaaaactcTGTGGATTCTGAGCAAGACAGGGTCACTTGTGGCATATTTCAATGTTCTGCGTGCTGGAAATCTTTTACAGCTGAAGAACGGTGGACACTGCATCAATGTCTGAAGGCAGATCATCTACGTGGTgccaggaggagaaagaaaagtcatgCTTGTGAATCATGTAACAAGACATTTCCGTCAAGATCTAAGCTAGAAAGACACTTCCTTATTCACACTGGCCAGAAACCTTTCAAGTGTTCTTCATGTGGCAAATCTTTCAGACAGTCAACGCACTTGAAAATCCATCAGCTCACACACActgaagaaaagccttttcagtgctgtttttgTCAGAAGGGgtttaaaatacagagcaaaCTCATGAAGCACAAACAGCTCCATGCCAGAAATAAGACTTTCCCCAATATTGTATACAAAGCAAAGACTCTTAAATATGCCAGACCTCACAACCTGCTCGAAGGAAAGAGGGATAGTCTTGAGAATGCTGACACTTACGAGTCACAGGAGAAAAACCCACTTGATGTTCACTCAATTTATGTTGTACCATTTCAGTGCCCTGCATGTGAGCAGTGTTTTGAAACAGAGCAGGTTCTAAGTTTGCACAAATGTTACTTAAGAGATGGCAAAAGTTCAAATAATGGTACAACAGCATGCAGCCACGCAGTCAGTATGAAAAATAAGATCCTGATGAAGCTGAAGTGTACTGGAGGAAAGGCAACAGACTTTGCTTTGactgatagaaaaaaaataaaatcggGTCACTTTAAAAGTTCTGACCTGGTTGCAGCTAGAGATCAGTGTTCTGATCAGCATGCTTCTACTAAACCTTTCAAGGATTGCCATAGCAAGCTTGACATGCACAAGGTACTTAGTAATCGGATGAAAAGAACCTTAGCTGTGCCATTACCTTGGCAGAAGCACCTGCAACCTCACGACTTTGGAATTAATTTAGAAGGTATGCTTCCTGGTGAAAGCATGTTAAACATTGATGATTCAGTGGATAATAAAGAAGATGCTTTTTATGGTTCATCAGATGATGGTTTCTTTGATAATTCAGAAGTACCTCACTgtgctttttcagcttctgctaAAAATATACATAACAGACGCAAAGTGTGTAAATGTGACAGATGTGAAAAAATCTTTCCATCTTCATCCAAACTTCAAAGACATTATCTTATACACACGGGACAGAAGCCCTTTGGCTGTAATGTTTGTGGGAAGACATTTAGACAGTCAGCTCACTTAAAAAGACATCAGCTCACCCATACTGAAAAGAGACCCTATAAAAGCCCAGTTTGCCAGGAAGAATTTGAAAACCTGAACAAACTTTTCAGTCATCGGGGAGATCACATTGAATTTAAGTGTTCTCAGCCTGTGGGTTATTCGGGTTGTTCTCAAACACCTTCACAGGCATCTAGCTTTCAAGAATTTGAGCTGATTCAGTCAAACCATGCAGCTGAAATCAAAGTTGAAATCGAGTCAGGGGACTTTGTTCTTGACACCAGCAGTAGAAGCACAGAGCCGTCGTATTTGGGTAGTAAATTGttggaaacagagaaaagctgttACAGCTGTTGGCATGACTTTTctgaagatactgaaaaaaatgaagatgttaaCAAATTGTATCAGTGCAGtatctgctttaaaatttttaagtCTCCTTCAAAGCTTGAAAGACATTATGTAATGCATGCTGGACAGAAGCCTTTTGAATGTTTAGTTTGTGGTAAAAATTTCAGACAGGCCCCACATTTGAAAAGACATCACCTTATTCACTTTAAAGAGAGCTTAAACCTGAGTTCCACTGCGCAACAACTGAAGAATACATAG